A region from the Bradyrhizobium erythrophlei genome encodes:
- the alr gene encoding alanine racemase: MNIASAPKPVSDLLSPEASQAAATGVLTVDLDAIVANWRKLEKMAVPAECAGVIKANAYGCGLAPVASALAGAGCKTFFVATLDEARAARAALPQAAIYVLDSFFQNCGDAYAKINARPVIGDLNELAEWDVFCRRSGWEGGAGIHIDTGMNRLGLTITEAQGIIPRINAGDHGITLVMSHLACAEALHHPQNARQLATFREIASLFSGVPASLANSSGVFLGAQFQFDLVRPGAALYGINPTPEADNPMQGVVDLKARIVQLRSIDKGETVGYGGTWTARRPTKLAIVSAGYADGYFRAGGSNDGTRGAEVIVAGKRCPIAGRVSMDLIAVDITDLEKNAARRGHMATLIGEGITVDELAHHFGTIGYEVLTSLGPRYTRVYKGGAAAGAVAQPAAAATSPATAAS; the protein is encoded by the coding sequence ATGAACATCGCCTCCGCCCCGAAACCGGTCAGCGACCTGCTTTCGCCCGAAGCCAGCCAGGCGGCGGCCACCGGCGTCTTGACCGTCGATCTCGACGCCATCGTCGCCAACTGGCGCAAACTCGAGAAGATGGCGGTGCCGGCCGAATGCGCCGGGGTAATCAAGGCGAACGCCTATGGCTGCGGCCTCGCGCCGGTCGCCAGCGCGCTGGCCGGCGCCGGCTGCAAGACGTTTTTCGTCGCTACCCTGGACGAGGCCCGCGCCGCACGCGCCGCCTTGCCGCAGGCCGCCATCTATGTGCTCGACAGCTTCTTCCAGAATTGCGGCGACGCCTACGCCAAGATTAACGCCAGGCCCGTGATCGGCGATCTCAACGAACTCGCCGAATGGGACGTGTTCTGCCGGCGCTCGGGCTGGGAGGGCGGCGCGGGCATCCATATCGACACCGGCATGAACCGCCTCGGCCTGACCATCACGGAAGCCCAGGGCATCATCCCCCGGATCAATGCCGGCGACCACGGCATCACGCTGGTCATGAGCCACCTCGCCTGCGCCGAAGCGCTCCATCATCCGCAGAACGCCAGGCAGCTTGCGACCTTCCGCGAGATCGCCAGCCTGTTCTCCGGCGTGCCGGCCTCACTGGCGAATTCGTCGGGCGTCTTCCTTGGCGCCCAGTTCCAGTTCGACCTGGTGCGGCCGGGGGCGGCGCTCTACGGCATCAATCCGACGCCGGAAGCCGACAACCCGATGCAGGGCGTGGTCGACCTCAAGGCCCGCATCGTGCAGCTCCGCTCGATCGATAAGGGCGAGACCGTCGGCTATGGCGGAACCTGGACCGCGCGGCGACCCACAAAACTCGCGATCGTCTCCGCCGGCTATGCCGACGGCTATTTCCGCGCTGGCGGCAGCAACGACGGCACCCGCGGCGCCGAGGTGATCGTCGCCGGCAAGCGCTGCCCGATCGCGGGCCGCGTCTCGATGGACCTGATCGCCGTCGACATCACCGATCTCGAAAAGAACGCGGCGCGGCGCGGCCACATGGCGACGCTGATTGGCGAGGGCATCACGGTCGACGAACTCGCGCACCATTTCGGCACCATCGGCTACGAAGTGCTGACCAGCCTCGGCCCGCGCTATACGCGGGTCTACAAAGGCGGCGCGGCCGCCGGGGCCGTAGCCCAACCCGCCGCCGCGGCAACCAGCCCGGCCACCGCCGCAAGCTAG
- a CDS encoding replicative DNA helicase: protein MAALDSNVLKLAPDAGTPAYRSAPHNIEAEQALLGAILVNNDAFYRVSDFLEPKHFFEPLHLTIYETAGSLIRMGKVATPVTLKTFLPADTDIGGMTVGQYLARLAAEATTIINAQDYGRTVYELSLRRDLIGIGEDMVNVAYEAPVDFAPRAQIEDAERRLYELAESGRYDGGFQRFSQALTVAVDMAAKAFQRDGKLSGIATGLRDLDTKMGGLQPSDLIVLAGRPGMGKTALATNIAFNVARAHRAEVQPDGTMKSINGGIVGFFSCEMSAEQLATRIIAERTGISSSLIRRGGITEVDFEKIRDYSIELQSLPFYVDETGGLSISQLTARARRLKRQKGLDLIVIDYIQLLQGSGKRGNDNRVQEVTEITTNLKALAKELNVPVIALSQLSRQVENRDDKRPQLSDLRESGSIEQDADVVMFVYREEYYLANKEPRAGTPEYEKWQTEMDLAHGKAEVIIGKQRHGPTGTVDLHFEANVTRFGDLAPDGQVPDRGY from the coding sequence ATGGCTGCACTTGATTCGAACGTCCTGAAACTCGCTCCCGACGCCGGAACTCCAGCCTATCGGAGCGCGCCGCACAATATCGAGGCGGAACAGGCCCTGCTCGGCGCTATACTGGTCAACAACGACGCTTTTTATCGGGTATCGGACTTTCTGGAGCCGAAACACTTCTTCGAGCCGCTTCACCTGACGATCTACGAGACCGCGGGCAGCCTGATTCGGATGGGCAAGGTCGCCACCCCCGTCACGCTGAAGACCTTCCTCCCCGCGGACACCGACATCGGCGGCATGACGGTCGGCCAATACCTCGCACGCCTCGCCGCCGAGGCCACCACCATCATCAACGCCCAGGATTACGGACGTACCGTTTATGAATTGTCGCTGCGCCGCGATCTGATCGGGATCGGCGAGGACATGGTCAACGTCGCCTATGAGGCGCCGGTGGATTTCGCGCCGCGGGCGCAGATCGAGGATGCCGAGCGACGGCTTTACGAACTGGCGGAGTCCGGCCGTTACGACGGCGGTTTCCAGCGCTTTTCCCAGGCGCTGACGGTAGCCGTCGACATGGCCGCCAAAGCGTTCCAGCGCGACGGCAAGCTCTCCGGCATTGCCACCGGCCTGCGCGACCTCGACACCAAGATGGGCGGCCTGCAGCCTTCCGACCTCATCGTCCTGGCAGGCCGTCCGGGCATGGGCAAGACCGCGCTCGCCACCAACATCGCCTTTAACGTCGCCAGGGCGCACCGCGCCGAGGTTCAGCCCGACGGCACCATGAAGTCGATCAATGGCGGCATTGTCGGCTTCTTCTCCTGCGAAATGTCGGCCGAACAGCTCGCCACCCGTATCATCGCCGAGCGCACCGGCATTTCCTCCAGTTTGATCCGCCGCGGCGGCATCACCGAAGTAGATTTCGAAAAGATCCGCGATTATTCGATCGAGCTGCAGTCGCTGCCGTTCTATGTCGACGAAACCGGCGGCCTGTCGATTTCGCAGCTCACCGCGCGGGCGCGGCGGCTAAAGCGGCAGAAGGGGCTCGACCTCATCGTGATCGACTACATCCAGCTTTTGCAAGGCTCGGGAAAGCGCGGCAACGACAACCGCGTGCAGGAGGTCACGGAGATCACGACCAACCTGAAGGCGCTGGCGAAAGAACTCAACGTTCCCGTGATCGCGCTGTCGCAGCTGTCGCGCCAGGTGGAAAACCGCGACGACAAGCGTCCGCAACTGTCGGACTTGCGCGAATCCGGCTCGATCGAACAGGACGCCGACGTCGTGATGTTCGTGTACCGCGAGGAATATTACCTCGCCAACAAGGAGCCCCGCGCGGGCACGCCGGAATACGAGAAGTGGCAGACCGAAATGGACCTCGCGCACGGCAAGGCCGAAGTCATCATCGGCAAGCAGCGTCACGGCCCGACCGGCACCGTCGACTTGCACTTCGAGGCCAACGTCACCCGCTTCGGCGACCTCGCCCCCGACGGCCAAGTGCCGGATCGCGGCTATTAA
- a CDS encoding SAM-dependent methyltransferase, giving the protein MDRLLRYFLQQFIRRGAMNFTTASGAKFSCGDGTGQPVSVRFLTADAERRVLLNPELALGEVYMEGSFVVENGTIADALAILMDQPDILPRWAKLQWWLRYLVRHVRQFNPRDRSKDNVAHHYDLDGRLYSLFLDADKQYSCAYFETPDATLDDAQLAKKRHLAAKLLIEHGNRVLDIGCGWGGLSLYLAEMTGANVTGITLSTEQLQVANARAAEKNLTAKFFLEDYRDVTGPFDRIVSVGMFEHVGVDFYETYFRRCAELLTDDGVMLLHSIGRSEGPDATNPWIAKYIFPGGYIPALSEVMPAIERAGLLVCDTEILRLHYAETLKAWRQRFMARREEAVQLYDERFARMWEFYLACSEMSFRKQNMMNFQIQLTKRQGVVPMTRDYIGHEETKLRGIERGQRPRLQIAGE; this is encoded by the coding sequence ATGGACCGTTTGTTGCGTTATTTCCTGCAGCAGTTCATTCGCCGCGGTGCGATGAATTTTACCACTGCGAGCGGGGCGAAATTTAGCTGCGGCGATGGAACCGGCCAGCCGGTGTCCGTTCGCTTTTTGACCGCTGACGCCGAACGCAGGGTGCTCCTCAATCCCGAACTTGCGCTCGGCGAAGTCTACATGGAAGGCAGCTTCGTCGTCGAGAACGGCACGATTGCGGATGCGCTGGCGATCCTGATGGACCAGCCCGACATTCTGCCGCGCTGGGCCAAGCTGCAGTGGTGGCTGCGCTATCTCGTCAGGCACGTCCGGCAGTTCAATCCGCGCGACCGCTCGAAAGACAACGTCGCGCATCACTACGATCTCGACGGGCGGCTGTATTCCCTCTTCCTGGACGCCGACAAGCAATACAGCTGCGCCTATTTTGAAACGCCGGACGCAACCCTTGACGATGCCCAGCTCGCCAAGAAGCGCCATCTTGCCGCGAAGCTGCTGATCGAGCACGGTAATCGCGTGCTCGACATCGGCTGCGGCTGGGGCGGACTTAGCCTCTATCTGGCCGAGATGACCGGCGCCAACGTCACCGGCATCACGCTGTCGACCGAACAATTGCAGGTGGCGAACGCGCGTGCCGCCGAGAAGAACCTGACGGCGAAATTTTTCCTCGAGGACTATCGCGACGTCACCGGGCCGTTCGACCGCATCGTGTCGGTGGGCATGTTCGAGCATGTCGGCGTCGACTTCTATGAGACCTATTTCAGGCGCTGCGCCGAACTTCTCACCGACGATGGCGTGATGCTGTTGCACTCGATCGGCCGATCCGAGGGACCTGATGCCACCAATCCCTGGATCGCGAAATATATCTTCCCCGGCGGCTACATCCCGGCGCTTTCCGAGGTGATGCCCGCGATCGAGCGCGCCGGACTTTTGGTGTGCGACACCGAAATCCTGCGGTTGCATTACGCCGAAACCCTGAAAGCCTGGCGTCAGCGCTTCATGGCCCGGCGTGAGGAAGCGGTGCAGCTCTATGACGAGCGCTTTGCGCGGATGTGGGAGTTTTACCTCGCCTGCTCCGAGATGTCGTTCCGCAAGCAGAACATGATGAACTTCCAGATCCAGCTCACCAAGCGCCAGGGCGTGGTGCCGATGACGCGCGATTACATCGGCCACGAAGAGACGAAGCTGCGCGGCATCGAGCGCGGCCAGCGGCCGCGGCTGCAGATCGCCGGGGAGTAA
- the rplI gene encoding 50S ribosomal protein L9 — MEVILLERVAKLGQMGEVVRVKDGFARNFLLKRGKALRATADNRSKFDGMKAELEARNLKARGEATKVAEKIDGRNVVVLRQASESGQLFGSVSVRDILASFEADGVTISRSQVMLDAPIKTIGKHKIAIAVHPEVEVGVSVTVARSADEAERINRGEDISTRQEDQDAAAEALAAAGEFFDPEARRDEEPEAEAASEK, encoded by the coding sequence ATGGAAGTCATTTTGCTCGAACGCGTCGCCAAGCTCGGCCAGATGGGCGAAGTCGTCCGCGTCAAGGACGGGTTTGCCCGCAATTTTCTGCTCAAGCGCGGCAAGGCGCTGCGCGCCACCGCGGACAATCGCTCCAAGTTCGACGGCATGAAGGCCGAACTTGAAGCCCGCAACCTCAAGGCCAGGGGCGAGGCAACCAAGGTCGCCGAGAAGATCGACGGCCGCAACGTCGTGGTGCTGCGTCAGGCTTCCGAGTCCGGCCAGTTGTTCGGCTCGGTATCGGTTCGCGACATTCTCGCGTCGTTTGAAGCCGATGGCGTCACCATCAGCCGCAGCCAGGTCATGCTGGACGCGCCGATCAAGACCATCGGCAAGCACAAAATCGCGATCGCCGTGCATCCGGAAGTCGAGGTCGGCGTCAGCGTGACGGTCGCGCGCAGCGCCGACGAGGCCGAACGCATCAATCGCGGCGAGGACATCTCCACCCGTCAGGAAGACCAGGATGCCGCCGCCGAAGCGCTCGCCGCGGCCGGCGAATTCTTCGATCCGGAAGCCCGCCGCGACGAGGAACCCGAGGCCGAAGCCGCTTCGGAAAAGTAA
- a CDS encoding DUF2232 domain-containing protein, which translates to MIATLLIALAAGCASALMFASIISGALISLLLFYLAPLPLMVAAIGWGPLSATVGGIAAAIGLGAIFGLPYCIAFAVTVAVPAWWLGHLALLGRSIASDVSSADGAAPVAPDLEWYPVGRILLWIGAFAALTTMAALLTLSTDADAITGALRRFLLRMLDLRDAAPSAETERWIDALVNIAPSAAALVAMATLTLNLFLAAKITATSGRLHRPWPNLKSAALPPMTLAALCVAIALCFTGGLLAILAQIVTATLMMAYALVGFAVLHTLTLALKSRAVWLGCTYVVVAVFGWPVLAMVALGLADAVFGLRQRYLQGRPPPLPAS; encoded by the coding sequence ATGATCGCGACCCTTCTCATTGCGCTTGCCGCCGGCTGCGCGTCGGCGCTGATGTTCGCCTCGATCATCTCGGGCGCGCTGATCTCGCTATTGCTGTTCTATCTGGCGCCGCTGCCGCTGATGGTGGCCGCGATCGGATGGGGACCGCTCAGCGCCACCGTCGGCGGCATCGCGGCGGCGATCGGTCTCGGCGCGATCTTCGGCCTTCCCTACTGCATCGCCTTTGCCGTCACCGTGGCGGTGCCCGCCTGGTGGCTCGGGCATCTGGCGCTGCTCGGGCGGTCTATCGCCAGCGACGTCTCGTCGGCCGATGGTGCCGCGCCAGTGGCACCCGACCTTGAATGGTATCCGGTCGGCCGCATCCTGCTCTGGATCGGCGCTTTTGCCGCCCTGACCACGATGGCCGCCCTGCTCACGCTTAGCACCGACGCCGACGCCATCACCGGCGCCCTGCGACGCTTCCTGCTGCGGATGCTCGATCTGCGCGACGCGGCGCCGAGCGCCGAGACCGAGCGATGGATCGATGCGCTCGTTAACATTGCACCATCCGCGGCAGCCCTGGTCGCGATGGCAACGCTGACGCTCAACCTCTTTCTGGCAGCCAAGATCACCGCGACCTCGGGACGGCTGCACCGCCCCTGGCCGAACCTGAAAAGCGCTGCGCTGCCGCCGATGACGCTGGCCGCATTGTGCGTCGCGATCGCGTTGTGCTTTACCGGCGGGCTGCTTGCGATCCTGGCGCAGATCGTCACCGCTACCCTGATGATGGCTTACGCGCTGGTCGGCTTCGCAGTGCTGCACACGCTGACACTGGCGTTGAAGAGCCGCGCGGTCTGGCTCGGCTGCACCTACGTTGTCGTGGCGGTGTTCGGCTGGCCGGTTTTGGCAATGGTTGCGCTCGGGCTGGCCGACGCGGTCTTCGGCCTTCGCCAGCGCTATCTGCAAGGGAGGCCGCCGCCCCTCCCCGCATCGTGA
- the rpsR gene encoding 30S ribosomal protein S18, whose amino-acid sequence MAEAGARRPFFRRRKTCPFTGPNAPKIDYKDSKLLMRYVSERGKIVPSRITAVSAKKQRELARAIKRSRFLGLLPYVIR is encoded by the coding sequence ATGGCTGAAGCTGGTGCACGCCGTCCGTTTTTCCGCCGCCGCAAGACCTGCCCGTTCACGGGTCCGAATGCGCCGAAAATCGACTACAAGGATTCCAAGCTTTTGATGCGTTACGTCTCCGAGCGCGGCAAGATCGTGCCGAGCCGCATCACCGCCGTCTCCGCCAAGAAGCAGCGTGAACTCGCGCGCGCCATCAAGCGCTCGCGCTTTCTCGGTCTGCTGCCTTACGTGATCCGCTAA
- the rpsF gene encoding 30S ribosomal protein S6: MPLYEHVFLARQDASTQQVEELTTQMTGIVEQLGGKVVKMENWGVRSLTYRMNKNRKAHFVLLNIDAPSAAVSEIERQERISEDVIRYLTVRVEEHEEGPSAMMRKADRDRDRDDRGGGFRGDREGGFRGDREGGGYRGDRGPRRPRDDDAAVEE, translated from the coding sequence ATGCCTCTTTATGAGCATGTTTTTCTCGCGCGTCAGGATGCGAGCACCCAGCAGGTCGAAGAACTGACAACCCAGATGACCGGCATCGTCGAGCAGCTCGGCGGCAAGGTCGTGAAGATGGAAAACTGGGGCGTGCGCTCCCTCACCTACCGGATGAACAAGAATCGCAAGGCGCATTTCGTGCTGCTGAACATCGACGCCCCGTCGGCGGCGGTCTCCGAGATCGAGCGGCAGGAGCGGATTAGCGAAGACGTGATCCGCTATCTCACCGTTCGCGTCGAAGAGCACGAGGAAGGCCCCTCGGCGATGATGCGCAAGGCCGATCGCGACCGTGATCGCGACGACCGTGGCGGCGGCTTCCGTGGCGACCGCGAGGGTGGCTTCCGGGGCGACCGTGAGGGCGGCGGCTACCGTGGCGACCGCGGTCCGCGCCGTCCGCGCGACGATGATGCAGCGGTTGAGGAGTAA
- a CDS encoding TetR/AcrR family transcriptional regulator C-terminal domain-containing protein, whose protein sequence is MTPKFVQTAEMPAGDPKHAARATRSAGRQMRSRLLNGASRLFKERGLSGTSISDIAAAADAFPSQITYYFRTKEALFVEAACRDMLYVARAAEQAALSAQTPREYTRALVDSVTATDSVAFFAEALTLTRRRQDLAPLVERTIERLHGEGLRAYAGQIERHGWNTLRDPDATSRRFWAVAIGVMVEGYAMGRSPEELSREMLRVLGEQATATSTGGSARLRLVGDHASTSSSPDGETSS, encoded by the coding sequence ATGACTCCCAAGTTCGTCCAAACGGCTGAAATGCCGGCCGGCGATCCCAAGCACGCCGCGCGCGCCACGCGTTCGGCCGGGCGCCAGATGCGCTCGCGGCTGCTCAATGGCGCCAGCCGCCTGTTCAAGGAGCGCGGCCTGTCCGGCACCTCGATCTCCGATATCGCAGCCGCCGCGGACGCGTTTCCAAGCCAGATCACCTATTACTTCCGCACCAAGGAGGCACTGTTCGTCGAGGCAGCCTGCCGCGACATGCTCTACGTGGCACGCGCGGCCGAGCAGGCGGCGCTATCCGCGCAGACGCCGCGCGAATACACCCGCGCGCTGGTCGACAGCGTGACGGCGACCGATTCGGTCGCCTTCTTTGCCGAAGCGCTGACGCTGACGCGCCGCCGCCAGGATCTAGCGCCGCTGGTCGAGCGCACCATCGAGCGGCTGCACGGCGAGGGCTTGCGCGCCTATGCCGGCCAGATCGAACGGCACGGCTGGAACACGCTGCGCGATCCCGATGCGACCTCGCGGCGGTTCTGGGCGGTCGCGATCGGCGTGATGGTCGAGGGCTATGCGATGGGCCGTTCGCCGGAGGAATTGTCGCGCGAGATGCTGCGCGTGCTCGGCGAGCAGGCGACGGCAACGTCCACCGGCGGCAGCGCGCGCCTGCGCCTCGTTGGCGACCACGCATCCACTTCAAGCTCACCCGATGGGGAGACATCATCATGA
- a CDS encoding fatty acid desaturase family protein has product MTALRMRARDFLSEDELIAVRERSTWKGVAMIVHAWALILGSIALVAWWPNPLIFVLAVGIIGSRQLGLAILMHDGAHGCLSADEKTNLTLSQWFCAYPIFAETRAYRRYHLQHHARTQQDDDPDLILSAPFPITKMSYRRKFLRDITGQTGYQQRKAQLLNALGPREWPFKQRAAHFWEKLGPQCVVNAVVFAGLAAAGVWWAYPLLWLLPLVTWMMVITRIRNIAEHAVVPDSADPLRNTRTTHAGFLERLFIAPYYVNYHLEHHLLFYVPCYNLPRVHRILSASRHAERMEVQPNYAAVLRLATAKPNQEDRPGQLVSSLRRARAGAEVGGDQKAGGF; this is encoded by the coding sequence ATGACCGCGCTTCGCATGCGTGCCCGCGATTTCCTGAGCGAGGACGAACTGATCGCCGTGCGCGAGCGTTCGACTTGGAAAGGCGTCGCCATGATCGTCCATGCGTGGGCGCTGATATTGGGTTCGATCGCGCTGGTCGCGTGGTGGCCCAATCCGCTGATCTTTGTGCTGGCGGTTGGCATCATCGGCTCGCGCCAGCTCGGGCTCGCGATCCTGATGCATGACGGCGCGCATGGCTGCCTGTCGGCTGACGAGAAGACCAATCTGACCCTGAGCCAGTGGTTCTGCGCTTATCCGATTTTCGCCGAAACCCGCGCCTATCGCCGCTATCATCTCCAGCATCACGCGCGCACCCAGCAGGACGACGATCCCGATCTCATTCTGTCGGCGCCGTTTCCGATCACGAAGATGAGCTACCGCCGCAAATTCCTGCGCGATATCACCGGGCAGACCGGCTATCAGCAGCGCAAGGCGCAATTGCTCAACGCGCTTGGGCCCAGGGAATGGCCGTTCAAGCAGCGCGCCGCACATTTCTGGGAAAAGCTCGGCCCGCAATGCGTCGTCAATGCGGTGGTGTTCGCGGGGCTCGCTGCGGCCGGCGTGTGGTGGGCCTATCCGCTATTGTGGCTATTGCCGCTCGTTACCTGGATGATGGTGATCACCCGCATCCGCAACATTGCGGAGCACGCCGTAGTGCCCGACAGCGCCGATCCCTTGCGCAACACCCGCACCACGCATGCCGGTTTCCTCGAGCGGCTGTTCATTGCGCCGTACTACGTGAACTATCACCTCGAGCATCATCTGTTGTTCTACGTGCCCTGTTACAACCTGCCGCGCGTTCACCGTATTCTCAGCGCCAGCCGGCATGCCGAGCGCATGGAGGTGCAGCCGAACTACGCAGCCGTGTTGCGGCTGGCGACGGCGAAGCCGAACCAGGAGGATCGCCCGGGGCAATTGGTGAGCAGCCTGCGCCGCGCGCGGGCCGGCGCCGAGGTCGGCGGCGATCAAAAGGCAGGTGGTTTCTAG
- a CDS encoding LysE family translocator, with protein MIDLTTLISYVAVVLGFVFIPGPATLLTVTRATSSGTKVGLATGAGIAAGDVFHSFMAIVGISAVVATSAVLFSVIKYIGAAYLVYFGIRAILHKPAANLVAVGLPISAGRAFRQAILAEVLNPKTALFFLAFLPQFVRPENGSVMLQLTVLGIVFVLLGLVSTAVFAVCAGVLGNFLRRNPTVLKWQGKVVGGIYCALGVRLALQER; from the coding sequence ATGATCGATCTCACGACACTGATTAGCTACGTCGCGGTTGTGCTCGGCTTTGTGTTCATTCCGGGGCCCGCCACACTTCTCACGGTTACGCGGGCAACGAGTTCGGGCACAAAGGTGGGCCTCGCGACCGGCGCCGGGATTGCGGCCGGCGACGTGTTTCACAGCTTCATGGCCATTGTCGGTATCTCGGCCGTCGTTGCGACTTCGGCGGTGCTGTTCAGCGTCATCAAATACATTGGCGCGGCGTATCTTGTTTACTTCGGCATCCGTGCAATTCTGCACAAACCCGCGGCAAATCTGGTTGCCGTCGGCCTCCCGATCTCGGCCGGGAGAGCATTTAGGCAAGCGATTTTGGCCGAGGTGCTAAACCCGAAGACGGCACTTTTTTTCCTCGCGTTCCTGCCCCAGTTCGTGCGGCCAGAAAACGGATCGGTCATGCTTCAGTTGACGGTTTTGGGGATTGTCTTTGTTCTACTGGGCCTCGTCAGCACGGCGGTTTTTGCTGTGTGCGCCGGAGTTCTCGGCAACTTCCTCCGTCGAAATCCGACCGTGCTTAAATGGCAGGGCAAGGTCGTTGGCGGCATCTACTGTGCGCTTGGTGTTCGTTTGGCGTTGCAGGAACGCTGA
- the fabD gene encoding ACP S-malonyltransferase — translation MTAAFTFPGQGSQAVGMGKAMAEAFPAARAVFDEVDSALGERLTTIIWDGPAEALQLTENAQPALMAVSLATLRVLETEAGFSVGRDAAFVAGHSLGEYSALAAAGSLSISDTARLLRTRGLAMQKAVPVGVGAMAALLGLDYEAAVAVANEAAQGQVCQAANDNGGGQVVVSGDKAAVERALEIAKTRGARRAMLLPVSAPFHCSLMQPAADVMARALANVTIAKPASPLVSNVLAAPITDPDEIRRRLIEQVTGTVRWRESVAYMASHGVTRFFEIGSGKVLSGLVKRIAEGAVGISVGGPNDLNAAKDALAAAQPA, via the coding sequence ATGACGGCAGCATTCACCTTTCCGGGGCAGGGCTCCCAGGCGGTCGGCATGGGCAAGGCCATGGCGGAGGCCTTTCCGGCCGCGCGCGCGGTGTTCGACGAGGTCGATTCGGCACTCGGGGAGAGACTGACGACGATCATCTGGGACGGCCCGGCCGAGGCCCTGCAGCTCACCGAAAACGCCCAGCCGGCGCTGATGGCGGTCTCATTGGCGACCTTGCGCGTCCTGGAGACCGAGGCCGGTTTCTCGGTTGGGCGCGACGCCGCCTTCGTGGCCGGACATTCGCTCGGCGAATATTCCGCGCTGGCCGCCGCCGGCAGCCTTTCGATCTCCGACACCGCGCGCCTGTTGCGCACCCGCGGCCTTGCCATGCAGAAGGCGGTGCCGGTGGGTGTCGGCGCCATGGCCGCTCTGCTCGGCCTCGATTATGAAGCAGCGGTCGCGGTGGCGAACGAGGCGGCGCAGGGGCAGGTTTGCCAGGCCGCCAACGACAATGGTGGCGGGCAGGTCGTGGTTTCCGGCGACAAGGCCGCGGTCGAACGCGCGCTCGAGATCGCCAAGACCAGGGGCGCCAGGCGCGCCATGCTGTTGCCGGTGTCCGCGCCGTTCCATTGCAGCCTGATGCAGCCGGCCGCCGACGTGATGGCCAGGGCGCTCGCCAATGTCACGATCGCAAAGCCGGCTTCGCCGTTGGTGTCGAACGTACTGGCGGCGCCGATTACCGATCCGGACGAGATCCGCCGCCGCCTGATCGAGCAGGTCACGGGAACCGTGCGCTGGCGCGAATCGGTGGCTTACATGGCAAGCCACGGCGTCACCCGGTTCTTCGAAATCGGCTCCGGCAAGGTGCTGTCGGGGCTCGTCAAGCGCATCGCCGAGGGCGCCGTCGGCATTTCGGTCGGCGGCCCGAACGATCTTAATGCCGCGAAAGACGCGCTCGCTGCCGCGCAGCCGGCCTGA
- the fabG gene encoding 3-oxoacyl-[acyl-carrier-protein] reductase, protein MFDLTGRTALVTGATGGIGSAIAQALHAQGATVAISGTRREVLDTLAGKLGERVHVLPCNLSDSAEVEALVPAAEKAMGQVDILVANAGITRDNLFVQLRDEDWDEVIKVNLTATFRLARAATKLMMRKRFGRIIAITSIVGVTGNPGQGNYSASKAGLIGMIKSLGAEYAKRNVTANCIAPGFIRTPMTDALNDKQRETILSRVPAARLGTPEDIAAAAVYLSSNEAAYVTGQTIHVNGGMAMI, encoded by the coding sequence ATGTTCGATCTGACTGGCAGGACGGCACTCGTCACCGGTGCGACCGGTGGTATCGGGAGCGCCATCGCGCAGGCTCTGCATGCCCAGGGCGCGACGGTGGCCATTTCCGGCACGCGGCGCGAGGTGCTGGACACGCTCGCCGGCAAACTCGGTGAGCGCGTTCACGTGTTGCCCTGCAATCTCTCCGACTCAGCCGAGGTCGAGGCGCTGGTGCCGGCAGCCGAAAAGGCCATGGGCCAGGTCGATATTCTCGTCGCCAACGCCGGCATCACCCGGGACAATCTCTTTGTGCAGTTGCGTGATGAGGATTGGGACGAGGTCATCAAGGTCAACCTGACCGCGACGTTCCGCCTCGCCCGTGCCGCCACCAAACTGATGATGCGCAAGCGTTTCGGCCGCATTATCGCCATCACGTCGATCGTCGGCGTCACCGGCAATCCGGGCCAGGGCAATTACAGCGCCTCGAAGGCCGGACTGATCGGCATGATCAAGTCGCTGGGCGCGGAATATGCCAAGCGCAACGTGACCGCCAACTGCATTGCGCCGGGCTTCATCAGGACCCCGATGACCGACGCGCTCAACGACAAGCAGCGGGAAACGATTCTTTCGAGAGTTCCGGCCGCGCGGCTTGGGACGCCGGAAGATATCGCTGCTGCGGCGGTCTATCTCAGCTCGAACGAGGCGGCCTATGTCACCGGGCAGACCATTCACGTCAACGGTGGAATGGCCATGATTTGA